GAAGGCAGCATGGCGCCGATCATCTACATTCCACGCGACGACATCGTGATGGACGCCATGCAGCGCACCGAGCGATTGACCCACTGCCCCTTCAAGGGTGATGCAAGCTATTTCCGCTTGACGATCGGCGACCAGGTGGTCGACGATGTCGCCTGGAGCTACGAGGACCCCAAGGTCGAGGTCGCCGCCATCAAGGACCACCTCGCCTTTTATCCGGGCAAGGTCGACGCGATCGTCGTGCAGTAAGCCGCCCATTCCGTGACAGATCGCCCTTCGGTCCCTCGTCCCCGCATGGGGGGCGAGGGTGGCCGCAGGCTGAGTGACGCACACGTAATGCACCGACACTCCAGAAATTGCCATCGAGAATCGCGTCACGCGATCCTCGCAAGTTGCGTTGCAGCCCGAGATGCAACGGCCGTGCCCCCAAGTCTTCGAGGGGCCTGCGTTTGCTTCCGAGAAGGCAATGGCTTCGGGGCGTGGCGAACGGCTCTTAAACCGCGGCAACCGCGGCTCCGGCCAGCAAGGCCATCATCAGCAAGACCAGCGCCAGCACCAGGAAGATCCCGAACAGGACCCGGGCAATGGTCGCCGCGCCGGATGCGACTCCCGTAAATCCAAGGGCGCCGGAAATGATTGCAACAACGGCCGCAATCAAGGCCCACCAGAGCAAACTCATGATGCGTTCCTCATGTTGACGAGACGGAACGGAACGGTGGAATAGCCCGGTTGAGCCACCTTGGGTCGGCTCGAAGTGTTGTTGGGATCACGCGAGCGAGCCTCACTGAGCGTGACGGAACACGGCCGCGACCGGGCGGACGAATCTCCCGGAATGTCGAGCAAAGCGAATGCCAAGCTCCCGAGCGATTGGCCCGGGGCCTTCTGAGGCATAGTGATCGCATGTGCCGTCCGGCCGTCAACACCGGGCAGGGGAAAACCCGTTGATGGCGCGTCGCGCCCCTGAAGATTGCGCTCAAGGGGTGAACACAGGGAATTGGGGCAGCCTGGGGCAACACGCGGAAACCCCGGCTCATGCCGGAAAGCGCGACAGGTTCGTTGACGGGTTTTCCCCTGGCAAGGACGCTATAACCGAAGCCGCAACCTCTTCTGAGCCAAGAGGTTCTCGTCATGAGACCGTGGCGGTGAACATGGAGAACCCGACTCTCCGGAGAAGAAGAAGATCTTGGATCTCTTCTTTACGTTCTCAGAACGAAAAGAGACGGAGGGTAGCGAAAGATATTGGCGTGACGCGTAAAGTCGACGAAGGAGCAAGAGGCCGGCGAGATGGGCGGCAGGACGGAGATCCGAATGACTGCCTCTTGGCCATCCCGGAGAGATGAACACCGTGTCGGTCTCCTGGACCGATGAGGGCGGCATCCGGTATGGTGATCCTCGATCGAGGTCCGGGCATCAAGCGGGGTTGGCCCGCGAGGAGCGAACCTGGGGCGTCTGGCGGACGCCAGAAGGGAATGAGGACGATGGATCACGAGGCGTTCATGCGCCGGGCGGTGGAGATCTGCCGCAAGGGGATTGCGAGCGGGCAATCTCCCTTCGGCTCGGTGATCGTGCAGGACGGTCGGATCGTGGCCGAGGCACACAATACGGTCTGGCAAGACACCGACCCGACGGCCCATGCCGAGGTCAACGCCATCCGTCTCGCCTGCCGAAGCCTCGCTCGGATCGACCTGGGGGGGACGACCCTGTACACGACCTGCGAGCCGTGCCCGATGTGCCTGGCCGCCTCGCACTGGGCCCGCGTCGATCGGGTGATCTTTGGCGCCTCGATCGCCGATGCCGATGCCGCCGGATTTTCCGAGCTGGGCGTGCCGGCCGCCTCGCTCGCCCGCCAGGGAGGCAGCCCCCTTCTTGTCGAGCCCGGCCCCCTTCGCGACGAGTGCCGCGCCCTGTTCGACACCTGGAAGGCCGCCCACGGTCGGGCATACTGAGCCGACGTGTGTTGCTCGCGCACTTCAGATCGAGCCGGTCACGATGATTTGTCGAAACGTATCGGCGAAGAAGTTCGGCTCATTCTAGCCAGTTTCGAGGCGATTTCGGCCTGGATATGCGTGCGTGCGGTGCTCGCTTCATTCGATGGTGAATGGAGTCTTGATTTGATCGAGAAAACATGCCCAGAATCCAGAAGCTCGGCCGTGGTGGCCGTGGTGTGCGGCTCCGAAGGAGGAGTGGGTGCAGGGCTCGTGAGCGATTGCGTGGCTCACCTCTTCATCATCGAGGCCGGTGCCTGATCTGCCGGTCACCTTGCGGTGGCCGGTGATGTTCTGATCTCCGTCTGCGAGGGCAATCGGGGGCGAGCCCGAGCGGATTGTTTCTGGGTGGCCTCCCTGTTTGACTCTCTCTGACGCGAGGCGATTTACGGAGACCTGAATTGTCATGATCCGCACCTTCATCCCCGCGCCCAAAGCCCGGGGGCCATCCCGAGGCCTTGGCCTCCTTGGCCTGGCAGCCCTGGTCGCGGCGTCGCTCGCGGCGCAGTCGGCGCAGGCGGGGCAAATGGTTCTCGCCCAATCGACCTATGGCGGGAATAGCGTTACGGTGAATGGAACGTATAATAACGGCAGCATTTCCTTTGGCACGGGAAACGTCCGGGCGGGCTTGTTCACCACAAGCTTTTTCCAGGACCCGAGCAACCCGAACGTGGCCACCTCGACCTTCGACACCTATTGCATTGACCTGGCGACCAACAACGTCGGCAATCTGAAGGAAGTGGCGGAGGTCTCGGTCACCAGCACGACGGGTGGGCCCTCGACCGTCGATGCCGAAGGTGCAGCCCGAAACATCGGAGCAGCCGGCTGGGTGCTCTCGACGTACGGTGACAAAACAGTGGCCGAGTTGAAGACGGAGTTTTCCAGCATCACCGGGATCAGCAACCTGAATGCTGCTCAGGCTCAAGCCGCCATCCAGGTTGCGATCTGGCTGGCCGCGTATGGTGAATCCAACCTGACCTTCACCGGGGGAACCAACGCTGGAGCAAATCGGGCGATCGCGCTTGCCAACGCGATTGTCGCGAAGCGCAATGGCCAGACGACGGCCGCCGGTTTCATCAATTATCCCCCCATCGTGGGTGGTGCACAAACTCAAGCGAACCAGGATATGATCTTCCTGCCTCCCGAAGGCGGATTCGGGGTCGTTCCCGAGCCCTCGACCCTGGCGATGGCCGCCTTTGGCGGGCTGATTGGCCTGGGGATGATGGGACGGAAGCGCCTGAGGGCGCGCAAGGCAACGGCGTAAGTCTCCGAAGGCCGACCACGGTTCCGGAAGGCGATCCCCCCCATCGCTCAATCAGTGTTCCGAAGTGAACGCGGCTTTCATTCCTGGACGTGGTTCACTTCGCAAATCCAGCAAGCCTGGTCCGAGATCTCCACGAAAGCGATCGGGCCGGGCTGGTTCTGTTCTGTGCGACGGATGTGATGTTGCGAAGACGAGACGGGAATGGTGTGTCCTGGCAACATCTCGCGAACGTTTGGAGCGGGTGCTCTTGAATCGGTCGGGGCCGAACTCGAAAATGATGGGCACAGCCAATGCACCCTTGCAAGAACTCTCCGGGTTCGAGGGTGGCTGAGCCTGAGTAGGGTGACCTTTTGATCGGAGTTGTCGGACTGACGCGAGGGCTTGCGTTGTCCGGCGCTTCTCAGACGCTTCGAGTGAATAGGAACGAGCGCAAGATCGCCACGACGGCGACGATTGCAATGACGCACGGTGACGTCTCCGTTTGGGGAGTCTCTTCGATGGTTTTGCGCGGACGAGGTGCCCTGTGGGGTGCCCTGGTGATGCTCACAATAGCCTCCGAGCGGTGTCAGGCGGGCCTGTATGTGGGCTCGGGCACGAATGTCTCGGCGAATCATGAACTCGCCGCCTCGGCCGAGTTCACACTGAGCGGCTCGACGCTCTCAATTGTTCTGAAAAACACGTCGTCTCAGACCTACGGCACCTCTCAGACGGTGCCGAGCAGTGTGCTGACGGCGCTGATGGTCGACATCAACCCGACGCCGAATCCCTTTAACCTGCTGACGGCGTATGCCTCGGAACTGGTGAACTATTCCGGGCCGGCCAACCCGAACCTCGCGGTCGACGGCTCAAAGAAGGACTTCACCGGGACGCTCGGGGGCTGGCAGCTCAAGCCGTCCGACGGCCTCGGAACCGCCGGGTTCGGAATCTTCAACGGCGATATCGTCAATACCGGAGAAGGCAAGGGAGGCTTCAACTTCGGCGTGATCAACGCCGGGTACAACTCAGGCAACGGCAACAAGGCCGTCAATGAAACTCCGCTGGTCAGGGATACCCTGACGTTCACGATCACGGTGGGGAGTGGGTTCAGTCTCTCCCACATTCAGAGCGTGAAATTCCAGTACGGGACCTCTCTTTCTGATCCGAGCTTTTTTGGAATCCTTCAGCCGCCTGACGACGACGACGAGGAGGGGTCCGAAGGCGTGAACGCGGTTCCCGAGCCCTCGACCCTGGCAATGGCTCTCGGCTGCGTGGCGACGATCGGTGCGGCTCAGGTGATCCGGCGCCGCCGATCGACGGCCACCACCGTCTGATGGGCCAACCCTGACCGCTCGCTTCCGAACGCGACCGACACTCCTCGATGCCTCACTGCCGGCTTGCTGGTGGTGGGGCATTGTCGTTTTCCTCGCGAGCGGGTCTGCGTTGTTTGGCGATGATCGGAACACAAGCGAAGAACGCAAACGACCGACCTAAAGTGATAGGGTGGTTCGACGAGCTCGCGAGGGTGTCGCGAGAAACCACGGCTTGATCGAAGTAGGGTTGCCATGGAAACCAGAACGCCGCCGGGCCTGCGTGATCGGTTGGAAGGGGGGCTGATCGGCCTTCTGGTGGGCGATGCGCTCGGGGTGCCGTACGAGTTCCACGCGCCGGGGGAGTTGCCACCGATCGAGGCGATCGAGATGGAGCCGCCCGAAGGCTTTCGGAGGGCTCATGCGGGGGTGCCGCCGGGGACGTGGTCGGACGACGGGGCGCAGGCGCTCTGTCTCCTGGCGTCGTTGCTCGACTGCGGGCACCTGGATCTGGAGGATCTGGGGCGCAAGCTGCTCGATTGGTATGAGCATGGCTTCATGGCCGTGGGTGGCATGGTGTTCGACATCGGCATCACCACGAGCCGGGCCCTGCAGAACCTTCGCGAGGGGATTCCGGCGGCGATGGCCGGGCCGCATGGCGAGCGGGACAACGGCAACGGCTCGTTGATGCGCGTCTTGCCGCTGGCGCTCTGGCATCAAGGGACGGATGTGGAGCTGATCGACCTGGCGTGCGAGCAGTCGAAAGTGACGCATGGTCACATGAAATCACAGGCATGCTGTGCGCTGTATTGCCTCTGGGCGCGGCGGATCCTCGACGGCGCGGCCGACCCCTGGCGCGAGGCGGTGCGGACCATGCGGACCCTCTGCGATTACGAGTCGCTCCTGATGCTCGAACTCGAAGGGGCCATCCGGCCCGACGAGCCCCCCTCGGGCAAGGGGACCGGCTACGTGGTCGATTGCCTGCGGTCGAGCCGTCTGGCGATGGACGAACCTTCGTATGAAGGCGTGGTCAAATCCGCCATCGCGCTTGGCCATGATACCGATACGACGGCCTGCGTGGCCGGAGGGCTGGCGGGCTTGAGGGACGGGATCGGGGCGATTCCCGATCGTTGGCGGCAGGCGCTGCGGGGGAAGGAGCTGTACGAGCCGCTCCTGGAGCGGTTAAGGAAGCGCTGGGAAGGGTGAGTGAGCGTCTCAGATTGCCCAAGGGAAGCGTTCAGGAGAATGTCCTCCGCCAGGCTACTCGCAACGCAATGACCGAGAGAAACAGCACACCGACCAGGAAGACCGCCGCACCGGACAGTTCGAGTGCCGAGGCAATCCGGGAATGAAAGCGGTATCGGGCCGCCATCTCCGGGGTCGGATCCGGGTACGGAATTCCCGCGAAGATGAGATCGTAGGCAAAGCCCGCCACGGCAACGAGCAGTCCGACGGCCAGCAGACGCCGCGTCACAGTGGTGCAACCTCCGAGGAGCCGAGGCACCAGAGCCGCGCAGGTGCGGCCCGGTGCGTCATCGAACCGGACGGGCCGGTGCAAACGGGTCCGCGTCAAACGTCGAGGTTCTTGACCTCAAGCGCGTGCTTCTCAATGAACTCGCGGCGGGGCTCGACGTCGTCTCCCATGAGGGTGGTGAACAGGTCGTTGGCGGCGGCGGCGTCGTCGAGGCGGACCTGAAGCAAGGTGCGGCGGCTCGGGTCCATGGTCGTCTCCCAGAGCTGTTCGGCGTCCATCTCGCCGAGCCCCTTGAAGCGGGTGATCTTCAGGCCGCGCTCGCCGAGCTTTCGAACGGTGGGAACAAGTTCCCGGAGGTCGAGCAAGGGGTGCTCGTCCCCTTCGCGGTCGAGGATGAAGCGCGGGGGGGGCTCGTCGCCGGTGACCTCGACGGGAAGGAGGACGTCGGTCCCCAGCGCGAACTCGTCGCGGAGCCGGGCGAGCCACTTATTGAGCGAGCGGACCTCGCTCAGCTCGATGATCCGGAACGGGACCTGATCGACGGAGGACGGGGTGCTGCCGGCGTCGGCCTCAGCCTCGGGCGACGCTTCGGGAGCTTCGGCCGCGTCGTCGTCCGCAACGGCGGAGGGAAGATCGGTGTCGACGACAGGGGCGGTGTCGAGCGACTCGGGGGCGTGCTCTCGGGTGAAGCGTTCCAGCTCCTCGGCCGAGGAGAGGTAGATGTCATCGGCTTCGAGCTGCCGGACGAGGAACAAGGGGAGCAGGCCGGTTTCGGGGTGGGCGCGGCCCAGGAACTCGCCGATGGGGAGGTTGCGGCGGCCGAAGGCGCGCAGGGCGTTATCCAGACCGGCGGCAATCTCGACCAGGGCGCGGAGCTTGTCGCCGTCGGCGGTCAGGGGGGCAGTGTCTGAGCCGGGACCGACGCGGCGGAGGGTGGCGTCGTGCAGGCCGTTGCCCATGAGAATGGCGTGCATCTCGGCCTCGGTCTGCACGTAGCGCCGTTCTTTTCGAGAGGTGATCAAATACAAGGGCGGTTGTGCGACGTACAGGTGCCCCTCGGCCACCAGGCGGGGCATCTGGCGGTAGAAGAAGGTCATCAGGAGGGTGCGGATGTGCGAGCCGTCCACGTCGGCGTCGGACATCATCACGATCTTGCCGTAGCGGCGCTTGTCGGTGGCCTCTTCCTCGCCGATGCCGCCGCCGACGGCGGTGATGATGTTGCGGACCTCCTCGTTGCCGAGGACCTTGTCGAGCCTCGCACGCTCGACGTTGAGGATCTTGCCCCGAAGCGGCAGGATGGCCTGAAACTGGCGGTCGCGGCCCCCTTCAGCCGTGCCGCCGGCACTGTCGCCCTCGACGAGGAACAGCTCGGAGTGATCCCGGTCGTGGCTGGTGCAGTCCATCAGCTTGCCGGGCAGACCGCCGCCGGTGAGCACCCCTTTGCGGTTGCGGACCAGTTCTCGGGCCTTGCGAGTGGCCTCGCGGGCCTCGGCGGCAAGGACGGCCTTGGCGACGAGCTTCTTGGCGGCGCTCGGGTTCTGTTCGAGGTAGGCGGCCAGGGAGTCGTTGACGGCCTTGGCGACGATCCCCTCGACCTCGCCGTTGCCGAGCTTCGTCTTCGTCTGCCCCTCGAACTGGGGGTCGGGCACGCGGACCGAGACGACGGCAGTCAGGCCTTCGCGGAAGTCGTCGCCGGAGATGGTCAGGTCCTTGCGCCCTTTCTGGCTGGCGGGGGCGTTGGCCTTCAGGTACGCGTTCATCGTCCGGGTCAAGGCGGCGCGGAAGCCGGTCAGGTGGGTGCCGCCCTCGATCGTGTGGATGTTGTTGCAGTAGGTGACGACGGTTTCGGAGAAGCTGTCGTTGTACTGCAGGGCGACCTCGACCTCGACGGCGCGCTCGTCGTCGCGGCCGGTCAAAACGGCCGGCTCGTGCAAGGGGTTCTGAGCGCGGTTGAGGTGCGAGACGAACTCGGCCAGGCCGCCCTCGCTGTAGAACTCGTCCTGCTTCGGCTCGTCGCCCCGTTCGTCGGTCAGGCGAATGCGGA
The DNA window shown above is from Tautonia rosea and carries:
- a CDS encoding ADP-ribosylglycohydrolase family protein; this translates as METRTPPGLRDRLEGGLIGLLVGDALGVPYEFHAPGELPPIEAIEMEPPEGFRRAHAGVPPGTWSDDGAQALCLLASLLDCGHLDLEDLGRKLLDWYEHGFMAVGGMVFDIGITTSRALQNLREGIPAAMAGPHGERDNGNGSLMRVLPLALWHQGTDVELIDLACEQSKVTHGHMKSQACCALYCLWARRILDGAADPWREAVRTMRTLCDYESLLMLELEGAIRPDEPPSGKGTGYVVDCLRSSRLAMDEPSYEGVVKSAIALGHDTDTTACVAGGLAGLRDGIGAIPDRWRQALRGKELYEPLLERLRKRWEG
- a CDS encoding DUF427 domain-containing protein, whose amino-acid sequence is MSSPHHITIEPIAGRVLVTLGEKTIAESRRALALKEGSMAPIIYIPRDDIVMDAMQRTERLTHCPFKGDASYFRLTIGDQVVDDVAWSYEDPKVEVAAIKDHLAFYPGKVDAIVVQ
- a CDS encoding nucleoside deaminase; the protein is MDHEAFMRRAVEICRKGIASGQSPFGSVIVQDGRIVAEAHNTVWQDTDPTAHAEVNAIRLACRSLARIDLGGTTLYTTCEPCPMCLAASHWARVDRVIFGASIADADAAGFSELGVPAASLARQGGSPLLVEPGPLRDECRALFDTWKAAHGRAY
- a CDS encoding DUF1328 domain-containing protein; translated protein: MSLLWWALIAAVVAIISGALGFTGVASGAATIARVLFGIFLVLALVLLMMALLAGAAVAAV
- a CDS encoding Cys-Gln thioester bond-forming surface protein; this translates as MIRTFIPAPKARGPSRGLGLLGLAALVAASLAAQSAQAGQMVLAQSTYGGNSVTVNGTYNNGSISFGTGNVRAGLFTTSFFQDPSNPNVATSTFDTYCIDLATNNVGNLKEVAEVSVTSTTGGPSTVDAEGAARNIGAAGWVLSTYGDKTVAELKTEFSSITGISNLNAAQAQAAIQVAIWLAAYGESNLTFTGGTNAGANRAIALANAIVAKRNGQTTAAGFINYPPIVGGAQTQANQDMIFLPPEGGFGVVPEPSTLAMAAFGGLIGLGMMGRKRLRARKATA
- a CDS encoding XDD4 family exosortase-dependent surface protein — encoded protein: MVLRGRGALWGALVMLTIASERCQAGLYVGSGTNVSANHELAASAEFTLSGSTLSIVLKNTSSQTYGTSQTVPSSVLTALMVDINPTPNPFNLLTAYASELVNYSGPANPNLAVDGSKKDFTGTLGGWQLKPSDGLGTAGFGIFNGDIVNTGEGKGGFNFGVINAGYNSGNGNKAVNETPLVRDTLTFTITVGSGFSLSHIQSVKFQYGTSLSDPSFFGILQPPDDDDEEGSEGVNAVPEPSTLAMALGCVATIGAAQVIRRRRSTATTV
- the gyrB gene encoding DNA topoisomerase (ATP-hydrolyzing) subunit B, translated to MALNSDGSIETPEAPTTPPGPDGDGSQALGYTEENIRVLEGIEAIRKRPGMYIGDTTTRGLHHLIYEVVDNSIDEAMAGHCRAIDVTIHADGSASIADDGRGIPVKDHPNYPGVSTLEIVLTKPHAGGKFDHATYKVSGGLHGVGITVVNALSEHLEAEVHRDGKVWRHEYNRGEAQGPIRATGATKRTGTRIQFLPDAEIFPDIEFDYDTLEKRFRELSFLNPGVRIRLTDERGDEPKQDEFYSEGGLAEFVSHLNRAQNPLHEPAVLTGRDDERAVEVEVALQYNDSFSETVVTYCNNIHTIEGGTHLTGFRAALTRTMNAYLKANAPASQKGRKDLTISGDDFREGLTAVVSVRVPDPQFEGQTKTKLGNGEVEGIVAKAVNDSLAAYLEQNPSAAKKLVAKAVLAAEAREATRKARELVRNRKGVLTGGGLPGKLMDCTSHDRDHSELFLVEGDSAGGTAEGGRDRQFQAILPLRGKILNVERARLDKVLGNEEVRNIITAVGGGIGEEEATDKRRYGKIVMMSDADVDGSHIRTLLMTFFYRQMPRLVAEGHLYVAQPPLYLITSRKERRYVQTEAEMHAILMGNGLHDATLRRVGPGSDTAPLTADGDKLRALVEIAAGLDNALRAFGRRNLPIGEFLGRAHPETGLLPLFLVRQLEADDIYLSSAEELERFTREHAPESLDTAPVVDTDLPSAVADDDAAEAPEASPEAEADAGSTPSSVDQVPFRIIELSEVRSLNKWLARLRDEFALGTDVLLPVEVTGDEPPPRFILDREGDEHPLLDLRELVPTVRKLGERGLKITRFKGLGEMDAEQLWETTMDPSRRTLLQVRLDDAAAANDLFTTLMGDDVEPRREFIEKHALEVKNLDV